The window CCAGAGCGGATGAGGACCCAAGGCCCCTCCCCCCACCGCCAGGTTTTCCAAGTGGGGGCTTGGGCCTCCAGGGGCGGCCGGCTGCCTTCGGGAGGCGCCGCTCGGAGCGAGGCCGGCGCGGCgcgggggggcggggcgggggtgGGGGCGAAGGTGAAGGGGCGGGCCATCCCATAGCAGCAATTGGGGGGGGCGGGGCTGAGGAGGCCCGGGCGCCCCTCGCCTCCCCCCAGAGCCTTGGCTTCTGAGAGACGGGGGCGGGGAGTGGCTCTTCTCCGCTGTCCGCGAGGGGCGCGGGGGTGGGGGTACACAGGCGTCCGGTCCGTTCTCGGGCTTCATTCCCTGGCCGGCTTCCCCCTTTAGAAACTCACCAACGTATAAACCATACTGTGGGAGAGAGGGGCGCGCTGGGACGGCGGCCGGGCGGCGAGCGCCGGCCCgcgcccctcccccccgcccccggcGCTCACCTGTACAGGTAATAGAAGAAGGAGAGCAGGTAGAAGGCGAGTTTGCACCAGGACTCCTTCTGACAGTAGTTGAGGATGTCTGCGTTCATGATGGACACGGCGTCGTACATGACCTCGGAGCCGTCCGCCGGGCGGTGGAAGtacctgggggggagggggggcggagGGAGCCGGGAGTGGGCCCGGGCGTCCCGGGAACGGCGCTCCACTCCTTCCCCAGACATCGGCCGGCTGCGCGGCGGCCAGTCCCTCTCCTAGTCGTAGCCCAGACATTCGGGGAGCTCACTACCTGCCACGGCGGCCAGTCCCTCTCCTCCTCGCCCAGACACTCTGGGGAGCTCAGCCCTTCGCTTTGGCTGGGACTTGCGGCGACTGAAATCTGCGCTTGGGGCCCTCCTCCCTCCCGGGCCTGGGCCTCCAGTCTGGGCCCCCCACGAGCACCCCCGGCCGGGCCCGCAGGCTGATCACCTCCATAGGTGGTAGAAGAGGAGGGGGATGTTGAGCCCCAGCGTCACCCACTCTGCGGCGCACAGGAACATCAGGCAGAAGAGGCCGTGGATGGAATACTCGGGGACCACGAGCTGCAGGGGCCAGAGCAGCGCGCGGGGGTCAGGCTCCGCCCCCAGGGGTCGCGTGGGGGGGGCCGCCCTCCCCTGACAGGCCCCGGCGGCGGGGCGCTGAGCTCCGGCGTCTGGAGCCGGTTAACCCACCTGTTCTGTGCTCCTGGGGCTGGGAGAGGGAGTAGGGGTCCTGGGGTGGGGCGTCCCTGAGCCTGCTGGGAAGAGAACGGCTGCACCGGGATGCCTAATTTGCATTGCACTGCACGGCATCTCGACCCGCCCCCCCCTTCCTGGGGCATAAGGAgctgagggaggagagaagggggcgcCAGAGACTCGGGGATGCGCCTGGAGTCAGATCATCCGGGGCAAGCCCGCCCGGTCCGAGCGTCTGGGCCCGGGCTGAGCAAGAGCGGACGCTAGGGGACTCgcccacagtcacacacacacacacagaatggcAGCGGCAAAGCGGGCCCGGATCCCCGTCCGGGGCTCCAGGCAGATGgccagacagacagacagggggGTCCTGCGACCCCCGAGACCTCCCACTGACCTTCCTTAGGAGGCAGCAGATCCGCTCAATGTTTTTCAAACGCTCTCGCtgtgggaaggagaggagggtcAGACCGAGGGAGCCAGGTGAGGGAGGGATGCAGGAAGGAGAGTCGGTGGGGGGTGGGGCGCCAGGTCCCCGAGAGCTGGAGCGGCCCTCCCCCATTCTGCCGGGGAGCCCAGCTCTCTGCTGCCATGGGGACTGAAGTCGTGTTTCCATGGTGATGTCACCACGGAGGGAGGCAGGAGCCGCCATTGCCATGGCAACCGTCGCCATGGAGGGCAGGCACTTCACCCGGATCTCCCTGGCGACGGCCGGGGCTTGAGCTGCCCGCGAGAGCGGTGGTCGAGacgcctggggggggggggggcgggggggggctcGGCCATCCGGGGCCGGAGCCGGGGGCCGGAGGCCGGCTGGGGCGGTGGGCGGCCTCCCCCCTCCCTTCGGGGCTCGTGGCCCAGCCCCGGCTCCCCTCACCCCGCCCCCACACAGAGACGGACAGACTGACGGACACGGCTCGGCACGGCACATGTATTGACTTACTGCCCTGGCAGGGTTGCCCTGATCTATGGGGTTCTTGAAGTCGGTCCTCAGCTCGTCAAAGGCGATGATCTGGGTAGGGGTGGAGGCCTGTCAGGCTGGGGGCACCCGGGGGGGGGgtccccccccccgggcccctcCCGCGCTCCCCGCGGCCTCCGCGCTGACTCCCGGGGGAGGGGGAACTTTGGGCCCACGGGCCATTTTACTGGGGAGGAGCCTGAGGCCGGCGGGGGCGGGAGGGGGGACGGGGCGGCCTCCTCCCCCGCCCTCCGGACTTACCCGGCGGCAGAGGCCGGGCTGGGAGGGGGGCAGGGAGCCCCTGCCCCCGGGGCCCCTCCCCCTGGGGCCCCCGCCTCCTGTGCCCTCGGAAGCCGGGACCACTTGAGCGGATCCACCGGGGGTGGGTGGGAGCCGGGGTCCCAGCGAGGCGGGCTGGGCAGAGGGGCGTTTGTGCCCTTGGGTGGGGGAGGGGCCCCAGCAAACCCAGACCCCCCCTGCGTGTTCCCGCGGCAGcctggagtggggggggggggagctctGAGCTAGAGAACATCTCGCCTTTGCTGTTCCTCGGTGCCATCTGGAGCCCAGGGTGCCACGGCCCcgggcggggggtgggggtgggggtggcagAGAGCATCTCCTCTGCGCCCCAGCACGAGGCCAGCTGCACCCCAAGTCCCACCGGAATGAACGGACCCCCAACCGACACCTGTCACTCACCCCTGGAACCTGTCAAAAGCCCAGGGTGCCCTGGGGTTGCCTAGCAACTGCAAACACCGCCTCCTCCCCCTCCCGCACACATGGTGTGGggctgggaggggggagggctCCAGATGGAGGGCCAGGCAGGAGCTGGGGGGCTGGGGCCCGGCTCTGCCTCCGTCCTCAGCTGTGACCTTGGCCCGTCTGGGGCGGCACATGAGGAAGGGGAGTCCCCGGGAGGGAGCGCGGGGAGCCCTTCCTGCAAACTCCCGCCCCCCGGGACAGCCTTCCTCTGCCCTGCGCCgggcccttcccccccccccctcagccCGAGGGCCCCTGGGAGGCTGCTCTGCCTCCTGGGAGAAAGCCTGGGCACTGCTGGGCTCTGCAAGGTGGGTCACCTGGGGCTTCCGAGGGGGCTCGGTGAGCCCTGAGAGGGGTGGGGGGCTCCATGAGCCCTGGCAGCTCAGATGGTCAGGAAGGGGGGGAAGTCTCCTGGAAAGCCCTGCCTTTGGCCAGCTGCGGGGGGCGCCCCGTTTCAGTCCCATtctttctgcccccccccccaactgcACGATGCTGTAAGTCCCCAGCCCTTTTCTGGACGTTTTCCTCCCTAAAGTTTCTGGGTCTTCTGCCCTCTGTCGGCTCCCTCGGGCCGGTCTCCTCTTTCTGCCCACTGGATGGAGCCTAGGGTGCTGCTGGCCTGAAGGcgagagccgagttcaaatcctgcctcaagaTCACCTGAGCAATTCCCCCAAATCTCCATTTGCCTTCGTTTCCTCCACAATAAAAATGGGGATGTTTCCACCAGCCTCACAGAactgggaagatcaaatgagatgttcgGAAAAGCACCGTAGTGCCTGGTACACAGGAGGTGctagataaatgcttattctctcccCTAGCTGAGCTGcaagggagtgggggagggaggagagactgAGCCAGGGGGTCTGTGCCTGCAGATGGCAGAAGTGGAGCtgggggggatggggagaagggagagagaagaggaggggcaGCCGGCCCCAGATGCCCCCCAGGCAGGGTCTGGACACAGGACTGGGGCGCACTCAGCACTTGGGGAGGGACAAAGAGCCAAAGATGAAGGGGAGGGCTGAGATGTGACGcacagggagggaaggggagggggcaaGGAGCCCCAGCCTGGGGAGGCGGTGAGccctgggagggggaggagggaggtcgGGAACCGGGACAGGGATGGAGAAATACAAGGCGGCTGACAGGGAGCAAGCCCCGTGAACACGGTGGCGAGACTGGCACCAGTGGCAGAGATCCTGAAGATGGAGGAGAGGGACAGGAacaagggggggagggggaataccacggggggggggggcaggaaaacaggaagagaaaggaggaaaaggagcgatgagaggagagagaggaggaagggcagggagaaaagggggaggtgGGGACAGAGCCGAGGCTGGCGCggggagaagaggaaatgaggaGGGGGAAACAGATGGCGAGATGGCAAAGATGGAGCGGGGGCCATGTGGGAGAGGAGACAGGAAGTGCCGAGGGAAACGGAGAGATGGCAACTGGCGGTGGGGCCAGGCCGGCCCAGGCCGGGGCTGTGGGGAGCAGGGCCAGGATGGCGGAGCGCGGGAGGGGGGGCGGGGCGGCCGGGGAGATGCGAAGTCCCCCGGGGTGGGAGCCATGTTCCAGAGCGCCGCCCCCCCCCCTGCCCAGTCCAGGTGCCCAGGAAACATTTGTGCAGTGAATGAATGGAgccgaatgaatgaatgaatgggaggAGGGTGCTCGGAAATTGGGAGAACGGCAAACAAAGCCCCAGCAAGGAGGCTCGGGGTGGAGAGGAGAGCCACTGGGGGTGGGGAGCGCAGAGGGAAGTGGGGgaggtttggggggaggggacaggAGCTGTAGCATAGGACGGAAGGTTCGAAAGGACCCCGACCAAggcccccccccttcccccccccccccccccatccccagaCTCCGCGGCCCTGGAGCTGATAAGGACCTGGGACAGCGAGCGGTGGAGTTGAACAGTTCTGGGAAGAATCAGGCCAGAGGAAGAATGGAGTCcgggaaaggagagaaatgagcaggggggagggaggaaggagggggaagggagaggcagGAAGATCAAAGGGGTCAGTGAATATATTGGGGGTCCGACCCGCTTAAGACCCTTCCTCCACGGAGGCTTTGGGGGGACGGGGTGTGAAAGGGAAGGGGTTAAATGGGTTCTGGTAGATGTGGGTCTTGTAAACAGATGCAGTTGCTATGGCAACTGGCTCCATCACTCGGCTGGAAAAACCCACaatggagaggaaaggaggaggggggacAGACAGACCTGGTACAGACAGAGGGAGGCTTGGAGAGCTGCCCTGccaggaagagggggaggaagagcaGAGCTGTGCTGGAAGAAATTAAGCCCCCGAGTGCAGAGCAACGCGAACCCCCCTCCCCGCTCCCCATCGAGCTGCAGCAGGGACCACAATGGGGTGTCGGGGACGGGAGAAAAAgggggggaggtggggaaaggggaatTGGAATGGGGGAACAGGTatatggggaaggaagaaagagcagAGGCAAGGGGGGAGAGAATAAGAGGAGGCAAGTTTCCCCTCGTTACCCTGAGAAGATCCCCCCCCCACGGCGCGGCGCGCCCCCGCCCCCGCGGGCGCCCGGGGCCGGAGACCCCTCGGCCCTCGTCAGGTTCCGTCC of the Sarcophilus harrisii chromosome 6, mSarHar1.11, whole genome shotgun sequence genome contains:
- the CNIH2 gene encoding protein cornichon homolog 2, with protein sequence MAFTFAAFCYMLTLVLCASLIFFVIWHIIAFDELRTDFKNPIDQGNPARARERLKNIERICCLLRKLVVPEYSIHGLFCLMFLCAAEWVTLGLNIPLLFYHLWRYFHRPADGSEVMYDAVSIMNADILNYCQKESWCKLAFYLLSFFYYLYSMVYTLVSF